From the genome of Glycine max cultivar Williams 82 chromosome 2, Glycine_max_v4.0, whole genome shotgun sequence, one region includes:
- the LOC100797570 gene encoding uncharacterized protein — MAKLHFAFSFSLLFLLSNASAAPSTTLPAKIVSGFLSNAVPAFTKWVWSLKAPTKTAIGAKSMMKFESGYTVETVFDGSKLGIEPYAVEVLANGELLILDSANSNIYRISSSLSLNTRPKLVAGSAEGYSGHVDGRLREARMNHPKGIAVDNRGNIYIADIMNMAIRKISDSGVTTIAGGKWSRGGGHIDGPSEEAKFSNDFDVVYIGSSCSLLVIDRGNQAIREIQLHFDDCAYQYENGLTLGIAMLVGAGFFGYMLALLQHRLGTIVASQDLEGAAMSGISPSPYQKPLKSVRPPLIPSEDESDKQEESFIRSIGKLLTNAGASVVEIMGALFPGFRKKPQSYEFQSQPLFQQPQKQVNAWPVQESFVIPDEDEPPSIDPRSPTPRKTYAFMSQDAEKMPQLWQSHAFYSGWGGDLQQQQQLKLQQQQQQQQQQQLKHHRHLYHSSVPHTYYEQSHEEINEIVFGAVQEQEGKKETVVIKPVDYGQSLYDHHYIRPRNSSMGHINKY; from the exons ATGGCAAAGCTCCATTTTGCGTTCAGtttctcacttttgtttctACTCAGCAATGCCTCAGCTGCACCATCCACCACTTTACCCGCCA AGATTGTTAGTGGGTTTCTCTCAAATGCCGTTCCTGCGTTCACCAAATGGGTCTGGTCACTCAAAGCACCCACCAAAACCG CGATTGGTGCGAAGTCGATGATGAAGTTCGAGAGTGGGTACACTGTGGAAACTGTGTTTGATGGAAGCAAGCTTGGAATTGAGCCTTATGCAGTTGAGGTGTTGGCCAATGGGGAGCTTCTTATTCTGGATTCGGCTAATAGTAACATTTATAGGATTTCGTCCTCGCTTTCTTTGA atacCAGACCAAAGCTGGTGGCAGGATCTGCTGAAGGATATTCTGGACATGTTGATGGAAGGCTTAGGGAGGCCAGGATGAATCACCCAAAGGGGATAGCGGTTGATAACCGAGGAAATATCTATATTGCAGATATAATGAATATGGCAATTAGGAAAATTAGTGATTCAG GGGTCACAACAATTGCTGGCGGAAAATGGAGCCGGGGAGGGGGCCATATTGATGGTCCAAGTGAAGAAGCTAAATTTTCTAATGATTTTGATGTGGTTTATATTGGAAGTAGTTGTTCCCTACTTGTCATAGACAGGGGGAACCAAGCCATCAGGGAGATCCAACTACACTTTGATGATTGTGCTTATCAATACGAAAATGGACTTACACTTG GAATTGCAATGCTTGTTGGGGCTGGCTTCTTTGGCTATATGCTTGCATTATTACAGCATAGACTTGGTACAATTGTAGCATCTCAGGAT CTTGAGGGTGCAGCAATGTCTGGCATTTCACCAAGTCCATATCAAAAGCCCTTGAAGTCTGTCAGGCCTCCTTTAATTCCATCAGAAGATGAGTcggataagcaagaagaaagtttcATTCGATCCATTGGGAAGCTTCTTACCAATGCTGGGGCATCAGTTGTGGAAATAATGGGAGCGTTATTTCCTGGTTTCAGAAAAAAACCACAGAGCTATGAATTTCAAAGCCAACCGCTGTTCCAGCAACCTCAAAAGCAAGTAAACGCTTGGCCTGTGCAAGAAAGTTTTGTGATTCCAGATGAAGATGAGCCTCCTTCAATTGACCCTAGATCCCCAACACCACGGAAAACGTATGCTTTCATGTCCCAGGATGCAGAAAAGATGCCACAACTTTGGCAAAGCCATGCATTCTATAGTGGATGGGGCGGAGATcttcagcagcagcaacaactaAAACTtcaacagcagcagcagcagcaacagcaacaacaactaaAACATCATCGCCATCTATATCATTCATCAGTCCCTCACACATACTATGAGCAAAGCCATGAGGAAATCAATGAGATAGTATTTGGGGCAGTGCAAGAGCAggaagggaagaaggaaactgTAGTTATCAAGCCTGTGGATTATGGTCAATCTCTCTATGATCATCACTATATTCGACCTCGAAACAGTTCTATGGGTCATATCAACAAGTACTAA